Proteins co-encoded in one Chrysemys picta bellii isolate R12L10 chromosome 13, ASM1138683v2, whole genome shotgun sequence genomic window:
- the LOC101945256 gene encoding uncharacterized protein LOC101945256 isoform X2 yields the protein MGWASRGLRVGSGRDWQSSGQGRLQVLGAATPERAARPGGGTGFVGGALTQLLRSRGHEVTHVSRHPGPDRISWDELSHSGLPPCDAAVNLAGENVLNPLRRWDDAFRRVVVASRVETTKTLAKAIAEAERLPRSWVLVTGVGYYRPSPTAEYTEESPGGDFDFFSRLVSAWEAAAKIPGDSTRQAVVWCWGRVEVPSRRCSGRSGWAWGAPWALASSPSHGSTSGTWPVSCATPWRQRVCVGFSTGSPRPRLAPPTPTSPGSWARPWGARPCCPCPAGQCGVSLGLSGPSCCWRASEWRRNAP from the exons ATGGGCTGGGCTagtagggggctgcgggtcgggagtgggagGGACTGGCAGAGCTCggggcaaggccggctccaggtgcttggggcggccactccagagcgggcagcacgtccag GAGGTGGGACCGGCTTTGTGGGCGGAGCCTTGACCCAGCTGTTGAGGAGTCGAGGGCACGAGGTGACCCATGTCTCTCGCCATCCAGGGCCTGACCGGATCAGCTGG GATGAACTGTCCCACTCTGGCCTGCCCCCTTGTGATGCTGCGGTGAACTTGGCTGGTGAGAATGTTCTCAACCCCCTTCGCAG GTGGGATGATGCCTTCCGCAGGGTTGTGGTTGCCAGCCGGGTGGAGACCACCAAGACCTTGGCCAAGGCCATCGCTGAGGCCGAAAGGCTGCCCCGCTCCTGGGTCCTCGTCACCGGCGTAG GGTATTACCGCCCAAGCCCCACGGCTGAGTACACCGAGGAGAGTCCCGGCGGTGACTTCGACTTCTTCTCACGCCTGGTGAGCGCCTGGGAGGCAGCAGCTAAAATTCCCGGGGACAGCACGCGCCAGGCTGTG GTGTGGTGCTGGGGAAGGGTGGAGGTGCCATCTCGCAGATGCTCTGGCCGTTCCGGCTGGGCCTGGGGGGCCCCGTGGGCTCTGGCCTCCAGCCCTTCCCATGGATCCACATCCGGGACTTGGCCGGTGTCGTGTGCCACGCCCTGGAGACAGAGGGTGTGCGTGGGGTTCTCAACGGGGTCTCCCCGGCCTCGTCTGGCACCTCCAACGCCGACTTCGCCCGGGAGCTGGGCTCGGCCCTGGGGCGCCcggccctgctgcccctgcccagctgggcagTGCGGGGTGTCTTTGGGGCTGAGCGGGCCGTCATGCTGCTGGAGGGCCAGCGAGTGGCGCCGAAACGCACCCTAG
- the LOC101945256 gene encoding epimerase family protein SDR39U1 isoform X3: MHQGAGGVKWAGLVGGCGSGVGGTGRARGKAGSRCLGRPLQSGQHVQDELSHSGLPPCDAAVNLAGENVLNPLRRWDDAFRRVVVASRVETTKTLAKAIAEAERLPRSWVLVTGVGYYRPSPTAEYTEESPGGDFDFFSRLVSAWEAAAKIPGDSTRQAVVRSGVVLGKGGGAISQMLWPFRLGLGGPVGSGLQPFPWIHIRDLAGVVCHALETEGVRGVLNGVSPASSGTSNADFARELGSALGRPALLPLPSWAVRGVFGAERAVMLLEGQRVAPKRTLESGYCFVYPDLPSALQDIVS, translated from the exons ATGCACCAAGGCGCTGGGGGGGTGAAATGGGCTGGGCTagtagggggctgcgggtcgggagtgggagGGACTGGCAGAGCTCggggcaaggccggctccaggtgcttggggcggccactccagagcgggcagcacgtccag GATGAACTGTCCCACTCTGGCCTGCCCCCTTGTGATGCTGCGGTGAACTTGGCTGGTGAGAATGTTCTCAACCCCCTTCGCAG GTGGGATGATGCCTTCCGCAGGGTTGTGGTTGCCAGCCGGGTGGAGACCACCAAGACCTTGGCCAAGGCCATCGCTGAGGCCGAAAGGCTGCCCCGCTCCTGGGTCCTCGTCACCGGCGTAG GGTATTACCGCCCAAGCCCCACGGCTGAGTACACCGAGGAGAGTCCCGGCGGTGACTTCGACTTCTTCTCACGCCTGGTGAGCGCCTGGGAGGCAGCAGCTAAAATTCCCGGGGACAGCACGCGCCAGGCTGTGGTGAGATCCG GTGTGGTGCTGGGGAAGGGTGGAGGTGCCATCTCGCAGATGCTCTGGCCGTTCCGGCTGGGCCTGGGGGGCCCCGTGGGCTCTGGCCTCCAGCCCTTCCCATGGATCCACATCCGGGACTTGGCCGGTGTCGTGTGCCACGCCCTGGAGACAGAGGGTGTGCGTGGGGTTCTCAACGGGGTCTCCCCGGCCTCGTCTGGCACCTCCAACGCCGACTTCGCCCGGGAGCTGGGCTCGGCCCTGGGGCGCCcggccctgctgcccctgcccagctgggcagTGCGGGGTGTCTTTGGGGCTGAGCGGGCCGTCATGCTGCTGGAGGGCCAGCGAGTGGCGCCGAAACGCACCCTAGAGAGTGGCTACTGCTTCGTGTACCCCGacctgccctctgccctgcaggACATCGTATCCTGA
- the LOC101945256 gene encoding epimerase family protein SDR39U1 isoform X5: MHQGAGGVKWAGLVGGCGSGVGGTGRARGKAGSRCLGRPLQSGQHVQDELSHSGLPPCDAAVNLAGENVLNPLRRWDDAFRRVVVASRVETTKTLAKAIAEAERLPRSWVLVTGVGYYRPSPTAEYTEESPGGDFDFFSRLVWCWGRVEVPSRRCSGRSGWAWGAPWALASSPSHGSTSGTWPVSCATPWRQRVCVGFSTGSPRPRLAPPTPTSPGSWARPWGARPCCPCPAGQCGVSLGLSGPSCCWRASEWRRNAP, from the exons ATGCACCAAGGCGCTGGGGGGGTGAAATGGGCTGGGCTagtagggggctgcgggtcgggagtgggagGGACTGGCAGAGCTCggggcaaggccggctccaggtgcttggggcggccactccagagcgggcagcacgtccag GATGAACTGTCCCACTCTGGCCTGCCCCCTTGTGATGCTGCGGTGAACTTGGCTGGTGAGAATGTTCTCAACCCCCTTCGCAG GTGGGATGATGCCTTCCGCAGGGTTGTGGTTGCCAGCCGGGTGGAGACCACCAAGACCTTGGCCAAGGCCATCGCTGAGGCCGAAAGGCTGCCCCGCTCCTGGGTCCTCGTCACCGGCGTAG GGTATTACCGCCCAAGCCCCACGGCTGAGTACACCGAGGAGAGTCCCGGCGGTGACTTCGACTTCTTCTCACGCCTG GTGTGGTGCTGGGGAAGGGTGGAGGTGCCATCTCGCAGATGCTCTGGCCGTTCCGGCTGGGCCTGGGGGGCCCCGTGGGCTCTGGCCTCCAGCCCTTCCCATGGATCCACATCCGGGACTTGGCCGGTGTCGTGTGCCACGCCCTGGAGACAGAGGGTGTGCGTGGGGTTCTCAACGGGGTCTCCCCGGCCTCGTCTGGCACCTCCAACGCCGACTTCGCCCGGGAGCTGGGCTCGGCCCTGGGGCGCCcggccctgctgcccctgcccagctgggcagTGCGGGGTGTCTTTGGGGCTGAGCGGGCCGTCATGCTGCTGGAGGGCCAGCGAGTGGCGCCGAAACGCACCCTAG
- the LOC101945256 gene encoding epimerase family protein SDR39U1 isoform X4 — protein MRVLVGGGTGFVGGALTQLLRSRGHEVTHVSRHPGPDRISWDELSHSGLPPCDAAVNLAGENVLNPLRRWDDAFRRVVVASRVETTKTLAKAIAEAERLPRSWVLVTGVGYYRPSPTAEYTEESPGGDFDFFSRLVSAWEAAAKIPGDSTRQAVVWCWGRVEVPSRRCSGRSGWAWGAPWALASSPSHGSTSGTWPVSCATPWRQRVCVGFSTGSPRPRLAPPTPTSPGSWARPWGARPCCPCPAGQCGVSLGLSGPSCCWRASEWRRNAP, from the exons ATGCGCGTGCTAGTGG GAGGTGGGACCGGCTTTGTGGGCGGAGCCTTGACCCAGCTGTTGAGGAGTCGAGGGCACGAGGTGACCCATGTCTCTCGCCATCCAGGGCCTGACCGGATCAGCTGG GATGAACTGTCCCACTCTGGCCTGCCCCCTTGTGATGCTGCGGTGAACTTGGCTGGTGAGAATGTTCTCAACCCCCTTCGCAG GTGGGATGATGCCTTCCGCAGGGTTGTGGTTGCCAGCCGGGTGGAGACCACCAAGACCTTGGCCAAGGCCATCGCTGAGGCCGAAAGGCTGCCCCGCTCCTGGGTCCTCGTCACCGGCGTAG GGTATTACCGCCCAAGCCCCACGGCTGAGTACACCGAGGAGAGTCCCGGCGGTGACTTCGACTTCTTCTCACGCCTGGTGAGCGCCTGGGAGGCAGCAGCTAAAATTCCCGGGGACAGCACGCGCCAGGCTGTG GTGTGGTGCTGGGGAAGGGTGGAGGTGCCATCTCGCAGATGCTCTGGCCGTTCCGGCTGGGCCTGGGGGGCCCCGTGGGCTCTGGCCTCCAGCCCTTCCCATGGATCCACATCCGGGACTTGGCCGGTGTCGTGTGCCACGCCCTGGAGACAGAGGGTGTGCGTGGGGTTCTCAACGGGGTCTCCCCGGCCTCGTCTGGCACCTCCAACGCCGACTTCGCCCGGGAGCTGGGCTCGGCCCTGGGGCGCCcggccctgctgcccctgcccagctgggcagTGCGGGGTGTCTTTGGGGCTGAGCGGGCCGTCATGCTGCTGGAGGGCCAGCGAGTGGCGCCGAAACGCACCCTAG
- the LOC101945256 gene encoding epimerase family protein SDR39U1 isoform X6: MRVLVGGGTGFVGGALTQLLRSRGHEVTHVSRHPGPDRISWDELSHSGLPPCDAAVNLAGENVLNPLRRWDDAFRRVVVASRVETTKTLAKAIAEAERLPRSWVLVTGVGYYRPSPTAEYTEESPGGDFDFFSRLVSAWEAAAKIPGDSTRQAVVRSGVVLGKGGGAISQMLWPFRLGLGGPVGSGLQPFPWIHIRDLAGVVCHALETEGVRGVLNGVSPASSGTSNADFARELGSALGRPALLPLPSWAVRGVFGAERAVMLLEGQRVAPKRTLESGYCFVYPDLPSALQDIVS; the protein is encoded by the exons ATGCGCGTGCTAGTGG GAGGTGGGACCGGCTTTGTGGGCGGAGCCTTGACCCAGCTGTTGAGGAGTCGAGGGCACGAGGTGACCCATGTCTCTCGCCATCCAGGGCCTGACCGGATCAGCTGG GATGAACTGTCCCACTCTGGCCTGCCCCCTTGTGATGCTGCGGTGAACTTGGCTGGTGAGAATGTTCTCAACCCCCTTCGCAG GTGGGATGATGCCTTCCGCAGGGTTGTGGTTGCCAGCCGGGTGGAGACCACCAAGACCTTGGCCAAGGCCATCGCTGAGGCCGAAAGGCTGCCCCGCTCCTGGGTCCTCGTCACCGGCGTAG GGTATTACCGCCCAAGCCCCACGGCTGAGTACACCGAGGAGAGTCCCGGCGGTGACTTCGACTTCTTCTCACGCCTGGTGAGCGCCTGGGAGGCAGCAGCTAAAATTCCCGGGGACAGCACGCGCCAGGCTGTGGTGAGATCCG GTGTGGTGCTGGGGAAGGGTGGAGGTGCCATCTCGCAGATGCTCTGGCCGTTCCGGCTGGGCCTGGGGGGCCCCGTGGGCTCTGGCCTCCAGCCCTTCCCATGGATCCACATCCGGGACTTGGCCGGTGTCGTGTGCCACGCCCTGGAGACAGAGGGTGTGCGTGGGGTTCTCAACGGGGTCTCCCCGGCCTCGTCTGGCACCTCCAACGCCGACTTCGCCCGGGAGCTGGGCTCGGCCCTGGGGCGCCcggccctgctgcccctgcccagctgggcagTGCGGGGTGTCTTTGGGGCTGAGCGGGCCGTCATGCTGCTGGAGGGCCAGCGAGTGGCGCCGAAACGCACCCTAGAGAGTGGCTACTGCTTCGTGTACCCCGacctgccctctgccctgcaggACATCGTATCCTGA
- the LOC101945256 gene encoding epimerase family protein SDR39U1 isoform X1, with protein MGWASRGLRVGSGRDWQSSGQGRLQVLGAATPERAARPGGGTGFVGGALTQLLRSRGHEVTHVSRHPGPDRISWDELSHSGLPPCDAAVNLAGENVLNPLRRWDDAFRRVVVASRVETTKTLAKAIAEAERLPRSWVLVTGVGYYRPSPTAEYTEESPGGDFDFFSRLVSAWEAAAKIPGDSTRQAVVRSGVVLGKGGGAISQMLWPFRLGLGGPVGSGLQPFPWIHIRDLAGVVCHALETEGVRGVLNGVSPASSGTSNADFARELGSALGRPALLPLPSWAVRGVFGAERAVMLLEGQRVAPKRTLESGYCFVYPDLPSALQDIVS; from the exons ATGGGCTGGGCTagtagggggctgcgggtcgggagtgggagGGACTGGCAGAGCTCggggcaaggccggctccaggtgcttggggcggccactccagagcgggcagcacgtccag GAGGTGGGACCGGCTTTGTGGGCGGAGCCTTGACCCAGCTGTTGAGGAGTCGAGGGCACGAGGTGACCCATGTCTCTCGCCATCCAGGGCCTGACCGGATCAGCTGG GATGAACTGTCCCACTCTGGCCTGCCCCCTTGTGATGCTGCGGTGAACTTGGCTGGTGAGAATGTTCTCAACCCCCTTCGCAG GTGGGATGATGCCTTCCGCAGGGTTGTGGTTGCCAGCCGGGTGGAGACCACCAAGACCTTGGCCAAGGCCATCGCTGAGGCCGAAAGGCTGCCCCGCTCCTGGGTCCTCGTCACCGGCGTAG GGTATTACCGCCCAAGCCCCACGGCTGAGTACACCGAGGAGAGTCCCGGCGGTGACTTCGACTTCTTCTCACGCCTGGTGAGCGCCTGGGAGGCAGCAGCTAAAATTCCCGGGGACAGCACGCGCCAGGCTGTGGTGAGATCCG GTGTGGTGCTGGGGAAGGGTGGAGGTGCCATCTCGCAGATGCTCTGGCCGTTCCGGCTGGGCCTGGGGGGCCCCGTGGGCTCTGGCCTCCAGCCCTTCCCATGGATCCACATCCGGGACTTGGCCGGTGTCGTGTGCCACGCCCTGGAGACAGAGGGTGTGCGTGGGGTTCTCAACGGGGTCTCCCCGGCCTCGTCTGGCACCTCCAACGCCGACTTCGCCCGGGAGCTGGGCTCGGCCCTGGGGCGCCcggccctgctgcccctgcccagctgggcagTGCGGGGTGTCTTTGGGGCTGAGCGGGCCGTCATGCTGCTGGAGGGCCAGCGAGTGGCGCCGAAACGCACCCTAGAGAGTGGCTACTGCTTCGTGTACCCCGacctgccctctgccctgcaggACATCGTATCCTGA